From a single Anomaloglossus baeobatrachus isolate aAnoBae1 chromosome 4, aAnoBae1.hap1, whole genome shotgun sequence genomic region:
- the LOC142302305 gene encoding protocadherin gamma-A10-like, translated as MHFTARNRRKHWDLIYQVLSFLFFFITDTYGQLQYSVHEEMKKGSVIGNVAKDLGLNVDEFANRKFQLISKAKRKQYFSVNLENGDLIVSNRIDRESLCENKPNCFINLEAVIENPLTFYTITIEVQDVNDNSPIFAEKYFEVEISELTSPGARFALGNAQDPDIGTNSTQSYTLSGNGNFGLGEKITTDGIKYPEIILETSLDREKQSYYELILTALDGGNPQKSSTATVRIIVQDFNDNLPMFNQDTYRVRLHEDADIGSLVIQLNATDEDEGSNAEIAYSFSHISDNARQLFTVDSSNGNIKVIGHLDYETSDSYQMTVVAKDGGGHVTHCKVSVQVIDVNDNAPEITITSLLTSIPEDSPPGTVVALLNVQDLDSGMNSEVICHISDTLAFQLIPSSSTYYKLVTAASMDRERNPSYNVTIQCIDGGSPPLSTNKTIQLNVSDVNDNAPVFEKMNYILYIGENNQPGTSIHNVRASDPDGDDNGKISYSILNSNVEDIPVSSYISINSMTGVLYAQRSFDYEQLREFQFQVMAKDSGSPPLSSNVTVRICMIDKNDNAPKILYPSPDTEGSALFEFIPQSAEKGYLVMKVIAVDADSGHNAWLSYHLLQVPDPSLFTIGQYTGEIKIGRDILDTDTLRQKIGVLVKDNGVPSLSCTVSLQLVVAENFQQVVPEIKRQPNISNTSSNVTFYLVVSIAFISIVFIVTVLITVVLKCRKSSVPTSYGAYSRNVYPQFTLGCPSEISDTSLPFPFSYDVCVTLDSKQNEIAYLKPVQNVPTDNLIDTEENTAVNDPSSHDLKPGIVVQFMLQKDKSTVLCFQFYSDHNLGKVYGHKAMVGTIDEMPSSVKRRLHPISTEYKRLQRVTIHKENLFYRFLTMNYTARNRREHWDLIYQVLSFLFFFITGTYGQLQYSVHEEMKKGSVIGNVAKDLGLNVDEFANRKFQLISKTKRKQYFSVNLENGDLIESGRIDRETLCGNKPNCFINLEAVIENPLTFYTITIEIQDVNDNAPIFTEKYFEVEISEVTLPGVHFALGNAQDPDIGTNSIQSYTLRGNENFALGEKITTDGIKYPEIILEKSLDREKQSYYELILTALDGGNPQKSSTATVRIIVQDVNDHMPMFNQDTYRVRLHEDADIGSLVIQLNATDEDEGSNAEIAYSFSHISDNADELFTIDSSNGNIKLMGNLDFETSDTYEMTVVAKDGGGHVTHCKVSVQVIDVNDNSPEITITSLSASIPEDSPPGTVVALLNVQDLDSGMNSEVICHISDTLDFQLIPSSSTYYKLVTAASMDRERNPSYNVTIQCIDGGSPPLSTNKTIQLNVSDVNDNSPIFEKMNYILYIGENNQPGTSIHNVRASDPDGDENGKISYSILNSNVEDIPVTSYISINSVTGVLYAQRSFDYEQLREFQFQVMAKDSGSPPLSSNITVRICIVDKNDNAPKILYPSPDTEGSALFEFIPHSAEKGYLVTKVIAVDADSGHNAWLSYHLLQVPDPSLFTIGQYTGEIKIGRDIPDTDTLRQKIVVLVKDNGVPSLSCTVSLQLVVAENFQQVVPEIKKQPNISNTSSNVTFYLVVSIAFISIVFIVTVLITVVLKCRKSSVPTSYGAYSRNVYPQFTLGCPSEISDTSLPFPFSYDVCVTLDSKQNEIAYLKPVQNVPTDNLIDTEENTAVNDLSSNDLNPGIIVQQAQPNAEWRFSQAQRPGPSGAQPTEEAGVWPNNQFETERLQAMILASANEAAEGTSGLGGGTGTMGLSARYGPQFTLQHVPDYRQNVYIPGSTLTPTNAGGKRDGKGGGNKKKSGKKDKK; from the exons ATGCATTTTACAGCAAGGAACAGAAGAAAACACTGGGATCTGATATATCAGGTATTgtcctttcttttcttctttatcACTGATACCTATGGTCAGCTACAATATTCAGTTCATGAAGAAATGAAGAAAGGATCTGTAATTGGGAATGTGGCAAAAGATCTGGGATTAAATGTGGATGAATTTGCAAATAGAAAATTTCAACTCATTTCAAAAGCAAAAAGAAAACAATATTTCAGCGTTAACTTGGAAAATGGAGACTTAATTGTATCAAACAGAATTGATAGAGAATCATTATGTGAAAATAAACCCAATTGCTTCATAAACCTGGAGGCCGTAATTGAAAATCCTCTGACTTTTTACACAATCACCATAGAAGTCCAGGATGTGAATGATAACTCTCCGATATTTGCAGAGAAATATTTTGAAGTGGAAatcagtgaactcacctcaccaGGCGCACGTTTTGCTTTAGGAAATGCACAAGATCCAGACATAGGCACCAACTCCACACAGAGTTATACATTGAGTGGGAATGGAAACTTTGGTCTTGGAGAAAAAATTACAACAGATGGAATTAAATATCCAGAAATTATACTAGAAACATCActggacagagagaaacagagttaCTATGAGTTAATATTAACAGCTCTGGATGGAGGAAACCCACAGAAATCAAGCACTGCTACAGTTAGGATCATTGTCCAAGATTTCAATGACAACCTGCCGATGTTTAATCAGGATACATATCGGGTAAGATTACATGAAGATGCAGATATTGGATCCCTTGTAATTCAACTAAATGCAACTGATGAAGATGAAGGGTCTAATGCTGAGATAGCTTATTCTTTTAGTCACATTTCTGATAATGCTCGTCAATTATTTACTGTAGATTCATCAAATGGGAATATCAAAGTAATAGGACATTTGGACTATGAAACATCAGATTCCTACCAAATGACTGTTGTGGCTAAAGATGGGGGAGGTCATGTCACCCATTGTAAGGTGTCAGTACAAGTGATAGATGTCAATGACAATGCCCCAGAAATAACTATCACATCTCTGTTAACATCTATTCCGGAGGACTCACCACCAGGAACTGTCGTAGCATTACTGAATGTCCAGGACTTGGACTCTGGGATGAATAGTGAAGTGATTTGTCACATCTCAGACACTTTGGCTTTTCAGCTAATTCCATCTTCTAGTACTTACTACAAACTGGTAACTGCAGCGAGCATGGACCGAGAAAGAAATCCTTCCTATAATGTCACAATACAATGTATAGATGGCGGATCTCCTCCACTGTCCACCAACAAAACCATTCAGCTCAATGTCTCAGATGTGAATGACAATGCTCCAGTTTTTGAGAAGATGAACTATATTCTGTATATTGGAGAAAATAATCAACCAGGTACATCAATACACAATGTCCGAGCTTCAGATCCTGATGGAGATGATAATGGGAAGATTAGTTACAGCATTCTAAACAGCAATGTGGAAGATATTCCGGTGTCATCTTATATTTCCATAAACTCAATGACTGGAGTTCTCTACGCCCAGAGATCATTTGACTATGAACAGTTGCGAGAATTTCAGTTCCAGGTGATGGCTAAAGACAGTGGATCTCCTCCTCTAAGCAGTAATGTCACAGTGAGGATATGTATGATTGATAAGAATGATAATGCTCCGAAGATCCTCTACCCATCACCAGACACTGAGGGATCGGCATTATTTGAGTTTATTCCTCAATCTGCTGAGAAAGGTTATCTAGTCATGAAAGTGATTGCAGTGGACGCTGACTCTGGACACAATGCCTGGCTCTCCTATCACTTACTACAAGTTCCTGATCCTTCATTATTCACCATTGGCCAATATACTGGAGAAATTAAAATTGGACGTGATATTTTGGATACAGATACTTTAAGACAAAAAATTGGGGTTCTGGTGAAGGATAATGGGGTCCCATCTTTGTCTTGTACAGTTTCACTTCAATTAGTTGTGGCTGAAAATTTTCAACAAGTTGTTCCAGAGATTAAGAGACAACCTAATATTTCTAATACTTCTTCTAATGTAACTTTCTACTTGGTGGTTTCCATCGCTTTTATATCAATTGTGTTCATTGTGACTGTATTGATCACCGTAGTCTTAAAATGCAGAAAATCAAGTGTTCCTACAAGCTATGGGGCATATAGTAGAAATGTGTATCCTCAGTTCACCCTGGGATGTCCTTCTGAGATCAGTGATACCAGTTTACCTTTCCCATTCTcatatgatgtgtgtgtgactctggACTCCAAGCAGAATGAAATCGCTTATCTAAAACCAGTGCAGAACGTCCCCACAGACAATCTCATAGACACTGAGGAAAATACTGCTGTGAATGATCCTTCCAGTCATGATCTTAAACCTGGAATCGTTGTACAG TTTATGCTTCAGAAAGATAAATCAACTGTGCTCTGTTTCCAGTTTTACTCTG ACCATAATCTGGGTAAAGTCTATGGACACAAAGCCATGGTAGGCACTatagatgaaatgcccagctcagtgaAAAGGCGGCTACACCCTATTAGTACTGAGTATAAGAGACTACAAAGAGTGACTATTCA CAAAGAAAACTTATTTTACAGATTTCTGACAATGAATTATACAGCAAGGAACAGAAGAGAACACTGGGATCTGATATATCAGGTATTgtcctttcttttcttctttatcACTGGTACCTATGGTCAGCTGCAATATTCAGTTCATGAAGAAATGAAGAAAGGATCTGTAATTGGGAATGTGGCAAAAGATCTGGGATTAAATGTGGATGAATTTGCAAATAGAAAATTTCAACTTAtttcaaaaacaaaaagaaaacaataTTTCAGCGTTAACTTGGAAAATGGAGACTTAATTGAATCAGGCAGAATTGATAGAGAAACATTatgtgggaataaaccaaactgctTCATAAACCTGGAGGCCGTAATTGAAAATCCTCTGACTTTTTACACAATCACCATAGAAATCCAGGATGTGAATGATAACGCTCCAATATTTACAGAGAAATATTTTGAAGTAGAAATCAGTGAAGTTACATTACCTGGGGTACATTTTGCTTTAGGAAATGCACAAGATCCAGACATAGGCACCAACTCCATACAGAGTTATACACTGAGAGGAAATGAAAACTTTGCCCTTGGAGAAAAAATTACAACAGATGGAATTAAATATCCAGAAATTATACTAGAAAAATCActggacagagagaaacagagttaCTATGAGTTAATATTAACAGCTCTGGATGGAGGAAACCCACAGAAATCAAGCACTGCTACAGTTAGGATTATTGTCCAGGATGTAAATGACCACATGCCGATGTTTAATCAGGATACATATCGGGTAAGATTACATGAAGATGCAGATATTGGATCCCTTGTAATTCAACTTAATGCAACTGATGAAGATGAAGGATCTAATGCTGAGATAGCTTATTCTTTTAGTCATATTTCTGATAATGCTGATGAGTTATTTACTATAGATTCATCAAATGGGAACATCAAATTAATGGGAAATTTGGATTTTGAAACATCCGATACCTATGAAATGACTGTAGTGGCTAAAGATGGCGGAGGTCATGTAACCCATTGTAAGGTGTCAGTACAAGTGATAGATGTAAATGACAATTCCCCAGAAATAACTATCACATCTCTCTCAGCATCAATTCCAGAGGATTCACCACCAGGAACTGTTGTAGCATTACTGAATGTCCAGGACTTGGACTCTGGGATGAATAGTGAAGTGATTTGTCACATCTCAGACACTTTGGATTTTCAGCTAATTCCATCTTCTAGTACTTACTATAAACTGGTAACTGCAGCGAGCATGGACCGAGAAAGAAATCCTTCCTACAATGTTACAATACAATGTATCGATGGAGGATCTCCTCCACTGTCCACCAACAAAACCATTCAGCTCAATGTCTCAGATGTGAACGACAATTCTCCAATTTTTGAGAAGATGAACTATATTCTGTATATTGGAGAAAATAACCAACCAGGTACATCAATACATAATGTCCGAGCTTCAGATCCTGATGGTGATGAAAATGGGAAGATTAGTTACAGCATTCTAAACAGCAACGTAGAAGATATTCCGGTGACATCTTATATTTCCATAAACTCAGTGACTGGAGTTCTCTACGCCCAGAGATCATTTGACTATGAACAGTTGCGGGAATTTCAGTTCCAGGTGATGGCTAAAGACAGTGGATCTCCTCCTCTAAGCAGTAATATCACAGTGAGGATATGTATCGTTGATAAGAATGATAATGCTCCGAAGATCCTCTACCCATCACCAGACACTGAGGGATCAGCATTATTTGAGTTTATTCCTCACTCTGCTGAGAAAGGTTATCTAGTCACTAAAGTGATTGCGGTGGACGCTGACTCTGGACACAATGCCTGGCTCTCCTATCACTTACTGCAAGTTCCTGATCCTTCATTATTCACCATTGGCCAATATACTGGAGAAATTAAAATTGGACGTGACATTCCGGACACAGATACCTTAAGACAAAAAATTGTGGTTCTGGTGAAGGATAATGGGGTCCCATCTTTGTCTTGTACAGTTTCACTTCAATTAGTTGTGGCTGAAAACTTTCAACAAGTTGTTCCAGAGATTAAGAAACAACCAAATATTTCTAATACTTCTTCTAATGTAACTTTCTACTTGGTGGTTTCCATCGCTTTTATATCAATTGTGTTCATTGTGACTGTATTGATCACCGTAGTCTTAAAATGCAGAAAATCAAGTGTTCCTACAAGCTATGGGGCATATAGTAGAAATGTGTATCCTCAGTTCACCCTGGGATGTCCTTCTGAGATCAGTGATACCAGTTTACCTTTCCCATTCTcatatgatgtgtgtgtgactctggACTCCAAGCAGAATGAAATCGCTTATCTGAAACCAGTGCAGAACGTCCCCACAGACAATCTCATAGACACCGAGGAAAATACTGCTGTGAATGATCTTTCCAGTAATGATCTGAATCCTGGAATCATTGTGCAG